CAGGTTGGCACTGGCTTCCTGTACACCCGCACCTGTTTGTGCAAGATTATACTTCGCAGCAATCAGGGATTGTTTTGCACCATCCAAATTCGTTTTACCTGTTACGTAAGCTGCCTTAGCCGCATCATATTCTGAAACTGAAATCACTTTCTTTTTGAACAGCTCTACGTTACGTTTATAGATTGCCTCCTGATTGACAAAGTTAGCTTCAGCTTGTTTCAACTGCTGCGCTGCTGATCCCACAGATGCTTTCTGCGCACTATAAGTTGCACTGGCTCTGTCCAAACCAGATTTCAAAACGTCTGGTCTGATTCTAAACAAAAGCTGGCCTTTTTTAACAATATCACCTTCTTTAACACGTAATTCTACAACCTCACCCGATACCTCAGAACTCACTTTAACCTCTGTTTCTGGTTTGATTTTACCACTTGCAGTAACAGTTTCAATAATGTTCCTGGTCTTTGTTTTTTCTATCGTAACTTTTTCAGCCTGATCACCGCCTATTACGCCGGTCACTTTACCGACAATCAATAACACAATAAGTGCTCCTACGGCGATGAGTATGTATTTTAGTTTCATTTCTATTTTAATTTATGGATTGAGCTTAAAAGGTTATCTGTTTGCCTAAGTAATAATCTATAACTTTTGATTTAAACAGCAAGTCATATTTCGACTGAATGAAATCAACTTCTGCTTTATTTCTGTTTGTTCTTGAAGTATTGTAATCTAATGAATTTACTAAACCTACTGCATAACGTTGTTCAATTACGTTAAAAGCATCTTTTTGGGCATTGAAAGTATTTTCGTTTGATTTATATCTGCTGTCCGCAGCTCTTAAATCGGCCACTGCCTGAGCAATCACTTTATTCAGATTGTTCTTAGCCAGCTGCTCACTGATTTTACTGGTTTCATAAGAGATTTTTGCTCTTTTTACATTTGATCTCACGGTATAGCCATTGAAGATAGGAATGGACAGCGAAAAACCAACATTCTGATAAAAGTTATTGCTGATCTGATCGTTTAAATGCGGATCGGAAGGAAGACCAATTGTTTTAGTACCTATGGTGTAAGAATATCTTGATCCAAGGCCTGCTCCTACTGTAAGTTTCGGATAATAAGATCCTTTAGCTACATCGACTGCTTTTTCAGCAGCGCGTCTGTTTAATTCTGCCAATTTGATATCCGGAAAAAATGATACGGAAGTATTATAGACATCATTGACGTCATAAATTTTCTGTGCTTCTGCGATATCTCTGATCGTTGGCTTAACAACTGTATAATTTTGAGAATCGGGACGCATTTCCATCAATTGAGAAAGTGTCAGGTAAGAAATAGTCAACTGGTTTTGTGCATTGGTCACATTCAGTTCGGCTGTAGCAGTCTGCGCTTTTGCCTGCGAAATATCTGCCAGTGTTTTATTTCCTGCCTCCAGTAAAGATTGCTCACGTCTTTGTGTTTCCTGTGCAACTAATAGTTGTTCTTTAGAAGCTTTTAATAAGTCGGTATTAAATACAACCTGAAAATAGGAAGTGACTACCTGTAAAACAAGGTCATTCTTAATTTTATCAAGATTACTGTTACCAGCCTCCAGTAAAATTTTATTCTGACGGATCTGGTTCACTTTACTGAATCCGGCAAATACATCTACCTGTGCACTCAGGCTTCCGTCTCCGGAATAAAAATTCTGGGTGATTAACTGATTTGTTGCAGGGTTCAGACTCCTTCCGTAATTCAGTGTATTATTTACAGTTCCGTTCAGGCTAGGATAAAGGGCCGCTTTTGACTGTTCCAGATTTACTGCTGCCGTAGACACATTCAATGACGACTGCTTAATATTCAGGTTATTTTCCAGCATACGATCAATCGCATCCTGAATGGTCAGCGTTTCCTGCGCATGCAGGTTAGCAGACATACCTATCGTGACCAAACTAAAAGTAACAGCGAAGGTTAATTTTGACAGCGTATTAGTAGTAAACATTTTCATTGGTTTTGTATTTTTCTTAAATAAACAACTTATCGATTTTATCAATTTCTTTACAACCAGCTGTAATTTCTTACATTTGATCGATGTATCTGGTTAAATCACCTCTTTTATTAAAATGGTATTATCCATCCTTAGTCTGGAACAAAAGCCGGGCTGACAAAGTCGTCTATTTAACCTTTGACGACGGACCCATACCTGTTGTTACAGACTTTGTTTTAAATACTTTAAAAAGTTTCAATTGCAAGGCGACTTTCTTTTGTATCGGTGACAATATAAACAAACATGCCGAAATTTTTGAACAAGTTAAAAGTGAAGGCCACGCGATAGGAAACCATACTTTTAACCACTTAAAAGGCTGGAAAACTGAGGATAACACTTATATTCAAAATTTCAAATCTTGTCAGCAGCTCACGGATACAGACTTGTTCCGTCCACCTTACGGGAGAATAAAAAAATCTCAGATCAAAGCATTGCGCAAAATTAACCCACAGCTTAATATCATCATGTGGGATGTGCTGAGCGGAGACTTTGATGTGGACCTTTCTCCCGAAAAATGTTATGAAAATGTGATTAAAAACACAAGAAACGGGTCTATAATCGTATTCCATGACAGCCTGAAAGCTTTTGACAGGCTAAAGTTTGCCTTACCGGCCACCTTAAAATTTTTAACCGCTCGGGGTTATGAGTTCCATACGCTTTAATTTTCTGCAAGCATTACGAAGTTCAGGCCAAAAGTAACAGACTGGTAAAAAGACTTCCAGACAGCTATTTGAAGCCCGGCTCTTATAGTGGTTGTCCGTAAACGGACGATAACGTACGTTTACGGACAACCTTCAGCGGATTGAGTTCCAGGAAGAAGCAGTTATTTTATTTAGAACATGTATA
The DNA window shown above is from Pedobacter cryoconitis and carries:
- a CDS encoding TolC family protein; its protein translation is MFTTNTLSKLTFAVTFSLVTIGMSANLHAQETLTIQDAIDRMLENNLNIKQSSLNVSTAAVNLEQSKAALYPSLNGTVNNTLNYGRSLNPATNQLITQNFYSGDGSLSAQVDVFAGFSKVNQIRQNKILLEAGNSNLDKIKNDLVLQVVTSYFQVVFNTDLLKASKEQLLVAQETQRREQSLLEAGNKTLADISQAKAQTATAELNVTNAQNQLTISYLTLSQLMEMRPDSQNYTVVKPTIRDIAEAQKIYDVNDVYNTSVSFFPDIKLAELNRRAAEKAVDVAKGSYYPKLTVGAGLGSRYSYTIGTKTIGLPSDPHLNDQISNNFYQNVGFSLSIPIFNGYTVRSNVKRAKISYETSKISEQLAKNNLNKVIAQAVADLRAADSRYKSNENTFNAQKDAFNVIEQRYAVGLVNSLDYNTSRTNRNKAEVDFIQSKYDLLFKSKVIDYYLGKQITF
- a CDS encoding polysaccharide deacetylase family protein, whose translation is MYLVKSPLLLKWYYPSLVWNKSRADKVVYLTFDDGPIPVVTDFVLNTLKSFNCKATFFCIGDNINKHAEIFEQVKSEGHAIGNHTFNHLKGWKTEDNTYIQNFKSCQQLTDTDLFRPPYGRIKKSQIKALRKINPQLNIIMWDVLSGDFDVDLSPEKCYENVIKNTRNGSIIVFHDSLKAFDRLKFALPATLKFLTARGYEFHTL